DNA sequence from the Candidatus Cloacimonadota bacterium genome:
TTTCCAGTCGTCCTACGGACTCCTTCCAATTCGCCAAATTCAATAATTCTCTTCTTCGATTTCTTCATTTTTCACCTTCCTTTTTCAACACTAAATTAGTGTAGAAAAGTGTCCAGTGTCATCTTGGCACAGAGGGATAAATAAATTACAAAAATATATTTAAACAGTTAAATTTGTTATAAATTTGTAATGAATATAAGAAAGCCACTCGAAATCGAATGGCTTTCAATTTATTTAAACTGGCGGAGAGGGAGGGATTCGAACCCTCGGTAGAGTTACCCCTACATACGCTTAGCAGGCGCACACCTTAAGCCAGCTCGGTCACCTCTCCACAGCTATAAATTCCTGGCGGAGGATGAGGGACTCGAACCCCCAAGGGCAAAGCCCGGCGGTTTTCAAGACCGCTGTCTTACCAATTAGAACTAATCCTCCTAAAAGGAAAATACAAATAATTTTCTTCCGTCTTTAGTGTCAATACATATTTTGCGATGTTCTTGCTGCTTTTCGAATGTATATTTTAGAGAAGAAAGAAACAAAAAAATACTGATTTGAAAAAGGAAAATAAATAAAAAAAAGCCATCGATAATCTTGTTGACAAAATAAAAAAAAGTCACCGATTATTCGATGACTTTATTATGGTTGGGCCGGGAGGATTCGAACCCCCGAATGCATGGACCAAAACCATGTGTCTTACCGCTTGACGACGGCCCATTCAAAACTATTTAACACTTATTTTATTTAATTTAGATGCCAGTTATTTTTGATAGATTTTGATGTCAATAAAATTTTAAAAAAGTGCAATGGATTTTATAGATTGAATTTTGAAAATATTATCTGTAACCAAACTCTTTGAGAGCATTTTTTTTCTTACGCCAGTTTGGCTTGATCTTTACCCAAAGAGTAAGCTTAACTCTCTTCTTTAAAATGTTATAGATTTCTTTCTCAGAAGCCATTCTGATCCGCTTGATCATTTCACCATTTTTGCCGATAATGATGGGTTTCTGACTTTTGCGTTCCAACCACAGGTTTGCTTTTATCTCTACTTTATTTGGCAGGTCTTTGTATTCTTCCACAGAAACAGAAGTCGCGTAAGGAAGTTCATCCCGAAAATTCAGGAATATCTGCTCTCTGATGATCTCTTGAACGAAGAAACGCATTGGCAGGTCCGATATTTCATCTGCCGAATAAAATGGTGGTGAATAAGGAAGATAATTTGTAATTTCCCCCAAAAGAGAATCAATATCTGGTTTATCAGTGAGACAACAGGCTATGATTTTATCAAATTTATATTCTTCTAATTCATCGATTTTATGATCTTTCGTCGTCTCATCAACAAGATCAATTTTATTTAGAAGAGCGATTTTAGATTTTTTGAATTTAGAAATAAAAGCAAGGAGCTGTTCATCATAATCGGTAGGAAAGTGATGAGCGTCTGTTATGAAAAGAATTACATCAGCATCTCTGATAGCATTTTGCAGATATTCCAGCATTCTATTATGGAGTTCATAACGTGCTTTCAAAAATCCCGGAGTATCCAGAAAAACGATCTGCCTTTCATCATCGGTAAAAATCCCCTTTATCTGATGCCTGGTAGTTTGTGGTTTGGGAGATATGATCGATATCTTTTCTCCCATAACCAGATTCATCAAAGTTGATTTTCCTACATTTGGTTTTCCTACAATTGCTACAAAACCGGCTTTAAAATTCTTATTCATTTTGTAGCACAGATTTTGAAGAGAAGCATATAAAGTAGAATGTCTTCATTGATATTTAAAGATTTTGCATCGATGTCTGCCTGCAAAAGTAAAGATAGAGACTTTTTAGTTTCTGACAAAGTATAACTATCAGCATAATTTAGGTAATCATTTCTATATTTGTAGAATACATCATTCAAATAGCGTCCGGAAATTTCTGAATCGCTAATGCTTCTGCGCCTTAAAGCAAGAACTTTCCAAATTTGTACAAAAAAGCGAGATAACATAGTGATGATATAAACAGCCGGCTCATTATTCATTAACATGTTATCCAGAATTCTGGCAGCATTTTTAAGGTTTCTTTTACCGATAGCATCCTGAAGATCAAATATCTTGTTGGTTTTTGATTTTCCGATAACTTCTTCCACCTCATCACTGTTTATAGTTCCTCTGTTTTTAGTATATATTATTAATTTTTCCAATTCATTGCTGGCAATAAGATAATCTGGTTCGATGCTGCCTGCAAATCTATTGATAGCTTGATTGTCCATTTTGATATTTTTTACTCGTAATTCAGTTCTCAGCCAGCGAACAATATCATCGGAAGAGTAGGGGCGACGACATGAAATAGTGACAGCTTCTTTTTCAATTATTTTATTAGCGTTGGAACGTCCATCACTCTTATCGGCAATTAAAACTAAAATAGAAGTTTTAGAAGGTTTTTCACAATATTTTGCAATTTGATTTTTTCCATTTGCATTCATCTGATCAAAGTTTTTTATAACAACTAATCTTGTTTCGGCTAAGAACGGACTCATTTCCAAGTTTTCCAAAGCCTGAACAGATTCATCTGAATCTCCGTAAAGAAGAGTAAAGTCAAAATCGTCGGAATCGTCATCACAAAACCGTGCTTTGATAGCGTGGTATACTTTATCTTTCAGATATGCTTCGGTGCCAACAACATAATAAACAGGTGCTGGTTTTTGATGCTTAAATTCCCTCAGGAATTCATAATGAGGAATAATTCTTTTTTTCGCCATTAATTTCGTTTGATCTCCATTTTTAAATAAGGTGAATCCAGAGAAATCTCTGTTAAAATACTTCCAATAACTGAAAATACCGAGAAAATAAAGAATCTCCAAATAAATTCAGCAAAAAGGTTTCCAGCAAATCCCAGCTGCCAGGAAATAATTGTGTATAATATGCTAACGCAAATTGCGCTTATCACACTTGCAACAATACGCTTCCATAATATTAAACCGCCTGTAGTAAGCATCACAAAACTTCCCAGCATAATTGGAAAGATCATTCCTGCATACCAAAGAGATTTTATTGCCAGCAGTTCTCCGTTCAAATGCAAAGAAAAATAATCGATAAATCCAAATAAAATGCTGAAAATAATTATTATTAATGGGATTGGCCATATTTTGTCTTTCTGTTTTGAGCGAATTTCTTTTCTCTCATTCATTTTTCTGCGAATCGTAAGCGGCCAATTGTAAAATAACCTGAAAACCCAATGTTCCAATAAGGCTCCTCCTTCGCCAAAAACAGGAACAATATGCACAGCATCGGTAGCCCAGTGTACAGCCATGAAACGTGCTAAAGCGGGATATTTATAAGTCATTTGAATGGGGAAAGCCAGATATCCGATATATTTGAAAAACCCCAGAAATACAGCAATATTATAATTTTTGAAATCTCTTTCTTTTATTACCAGATACAAAACATACAAACCTCTGGTTAGAGAACCGGGAGAAATTGGGATAACCTGGAAAAGAGCAATGATTCCCAAACCGATTCCCCAGGATTGCGTTTTCGGCATTTCGGGATGTGTGAGAACATAAATTACAGCAATAAGAACAGAAACCACTTGCGTGATAGGAAGTGTGCAAACATGAACAGCGAGACTTTTCAAGTATTTTTGTATGAAAGGTTCATTAAGTTGAGATTCAATTTTATTTGAATCTTCTTCTGATAAAATGTGTTTTTTGCGTCCTTCTTTCAGCATGGAACGCAACCAGTTTTCGCGCAACTCAGGATCAAAATAAAGTTTGATAGGCCGGACAAAAATATACCACAATCTTTCTTTGAAATATTCTTTGTTCGAGAGGAATTTGTGCAATCCTGATGGTAAAATTGATAAAATCAAATGGATAAAAAATAAAAATAAATTATCAGAGATTTTTATAGCTTTCTCATCGGTCATCCTGCCGGCTCGATACCATTTAATAGTTTTTTCAGCAGAAGTAGCTTTCAGAGACTTATATAGATATTTCCAGTTGAAGATCATTTTAAGATAATGAGATCTCCAGGGTTTGTTGGCAAAAAGTTTAATGAAATATTTTCCCAAAAAAGGAATAAAACCAATGATGTAGAGCAGGAAGGCAAAAAACTTGAATTTCTGCAGTTTTTCTGCTGCATTTTCAGTGATCAATTTCTTGATCTTCCAACCTTTTATAGAACTGGTAAGAATTGTTTTCCAAAGCGTGGGGCTGAATAATAATTTGAGATGATTATGCGTAATATCCAGAAGCGAATTGCGGTAGATCTTTTCCATTTTCACAAGTTCTTCATATTGCCATTTCATGTCTTTGAAATGTTCAGGATGCTGCTCAATGAATTTTTTAAGTTTTTTTAAGCTGCCACGATCAAATTGAACCAGACTTCCTCGAAAAATTCCTTTGAAGATCAATTTAAAATCACCGGGACTCATTGGCAAAAACGGAAGTAAAGCCAAACCTGCTCTAAAATCTACTGCCGTTAAACCTTCCGCTGGTTTTGTGTTCATCCTTTTCAAACAATTTGGCTGGCTTTTGCAGGTACTC
Encoded proteins:
- the era gene encoding GTPase Era codes for the protein MNKNFKAGFVAIVGKPNVGKSTLMNLVMGEKISIISPKPQTTRHQIKGIFTDDERQIVFLDTPGFLKARYELHNRMLEYLQNAIRDADVILFITDAHHFPTDYDEQLLAFISKFKKSKIALLNKIDLVDETTKDHKIDELEEYKFDKIIACCLTDKPDIDSLLGEITNYLPYSPPFYSADEISDLPMRFFVQEIIREQIFLNFRDELPYATSVSVEEYKDLPNKVEIKANLWLERKSQKPIIIGKNGEMIKRIRMASEKEIYNILKKRVKLTLWVKIKPNWRKKKNALKEFGYR
- the holA gene encoding DNA polymerase III subunit delta, giving the protein MAKKRIIPHYEFLREFKHQKPAPVYYVVGTEAYLKDKVYHAIKARFCDDDSDDFDFTLLYGDSDESVQALENLEMSPFLAETRLVVIKNFDQMNANGKNQIAKYCEKPSKTSILVLIADKSDGRSNANKIIEKEAVTISCRRPYSSDDIVRWLRTELRVKNIKMDNQAINRFAGSIEPDYLIASNELEKLIIYTKNRGTINSDEVEEVIGKSKTNKIFDLQDAIGKRNLKNAARILDNMLMNNEPAVYIITMLSRFFVQIWKVLALRRRSISDSEISGRYLNDVFYKYRNDYLNYADSYTLSETKKSLSLLLQADIDAKSLNINEDILLYMLLFKICATK